AGTGCCTATAGAGACTCAACCTGCCTATGAAGCCACGGCCGAACGCTTTGCCTTGGAAATGAGTTCGTGGCCTGTGGAAACGTTGGCTGAAGCCTTTCATTGCAGCATGTCGATAGCTTTAGAGAATCAGTTGCGCTTTCAGAGTTTCTTCAATGACGATGAAAAAATGCCTGCTTTGTTAGCCTACAACGGTCATGCTTACAAGTACCTGCAGGCACCTTCGTTCTCTGAAGCCGACTTCCGATTTGCCCAAAGCCACCTGTTTATCACGTCATTCCTGTATGGTCTGCTGCGTCCGTCAGACAAAATCCATCCTTATCGCATGGAGGCCAAGGTGCATCTTCACGCTGCTGAAGACCAAAACATGTTTGCCTTCTGGCGCTCACGCCTTACAGATGCACTCATCGAAGCCGTTAAGAAAGATGATGGTGTGCTGATACATTTGGCTACCGAGGAATATGAACATCTCTTCGATTGGAAACGCGTTTGCCGCGAAGTAAAGGTTGTTCAGCCCCTGTTCTACGTGGAGAAAGGCGACAGCATGAAGGTCGTTTCAGTCTATGCCAAGCGTTGTCGCGGCGCCATGACACGCTGCATCATCCAAAACAAATGGCACCAGCCCGATGAACTCCTTGCTTTCAACGAAGCAGGCTTCAGCTATCAGCCGCATTACGGCGATGAACTTCATCCGCATTTCATATTCAAACAAACATAAACTAATAGGAAGAAATTAGGATATTCAGGAGATATTACGACTCTTTTACTTGCGTTACTTAAATAAAAATCAATGAGAATATAGCAAAATCAACTATTCACAGCAACACATTACAAGCCACCTACAACTTTCATAAAATCCTGAATGGAGATAATCTGCACTTTAGGGAATGGAATTTCTTTTAGTACATCATAGTGATGATCATTGGTTACAACATATCTTGCACGGGCAACAATCGCACAATCAACAAACTTATTGTCATCAGGATCAGCCTTGATAAGTTCAAAATGATAATAAGGTGTGAAGAATTCTGTAAATGGACTGTTGATAATAGTCTTCACAATATACTCTGAAACCTCATATCCTACAAGCTTTTGGAGAATCTCAATATACTCTTCAATGATTTCATTTGTTATGCAAAGTCGATTTTCTCCCGATACAAAGGACTCCCACACAGCATGGTATTTGCTGCGAGGTGACACGCTTTGTATCAGGCAATTTGTATCAAGTACTATGCGCATGTTTCCTACAATGCGTGAAGATCGGTTTCATTAATATCGTCCAGGCGCTTTTGGTCAAGCTGTCCGGTATCCCATAACCAATCAAGTGCCTTATTCATTTTTTTAGAATAATAGTGATAAAGCACTTCTTTCAGTTCTTCAAGTCCCTCTTCTGATTTGTCAATTTCAAACATTTTCAACAAATGAATCTGGGTAGGATTGAATACAGTTGTTTCCATAATCATTACCTTTATCTGCCACAAAGATAAGCAATCTTTTCTATTTTGCATCTCTTCATGCCGTCTTTTTTCTCAAATTCACCATTGTTTAATCCCATGAGATAAATTATCTTGGAAAAGGTTGAAAGTGTCAATAAGAAGTCGTATCTTTGTCCATGACAGGCTAACTGCCACTTTCGGCAACGGCTGACATAGGAAAACAAACATAATCCCATAACGTATGATTGAAATAGGACAAAGACTTCCCGAGGTTTTAGGCGTTGACCAAGACGGTAAGGAATGGAAACTGAGTGATTTTAATGGCAAGAAATTAGTGCTGTACATCTATCCGAAGGACTCTACCCCAGGCTGTACCAACGAGGCGTGTAACCTCCGTGACAACTACAAGCGCTTCATTTCAGAAGGTTATGCCGTATTGGGATGCAGCACACAGGATGCCAAATCGCACCATAAGTTCATTGAAAAATACGACCTTCCTTTCCCACTTCTCTGCGACACAGAACTCAAACTCGTGCAGGAACTCGGTGTATATGGCGAGAAAAAGATGGCCGGACGCACATACATGGGCGTGTACCGCACCACCTTTATCACGGATACCGAGGGCACAGTGACCCGCATCATCGGACCAAAAGAAATCAAAGTGAAGGCTCACGCCGAGCAGATTTTGTAGAAAGGAGAGCCTTTCCAACCCTTTGCTATCCTCGTTTTGCAAGCTCAATGAACAGCAACTGCCGATTCCCTAAAGAAGAGGGAGGCTCGAAGTATGTATCCATGAGTAGGCATGTGCCGACCTTTTAAGTCTGCACAGCTTGCTATATGCTCCGTTTCATATCTCTTGTGACATGGAAATTCTTACTCCCCGGGCGAGCTTCAACCATGTAAACAGCGCCCGGGAGAAACTCCATGGTGATGTCTTTCGTATAGACAATGTCCATGGCAGCATATCGCCTAAGCTTCCGATAGGTATAGAATTGAAACGTTACCTTATGCTTTCCCGCAGCAATAAAGCGCCCGTCAAACCATGAAAAGCTTACACCGCGCCCATTGTTTATACCATCAATGCTGCCTATTGACACCCCTTTGACTTTGAATGTATGATTGACTGCCTGCAACATCAACCTACTTCGTTTGGGATTGCGATGCAACCACACAGCCTTTTCATACTTGAAAACGAAGCATATCAAAAACGAAAGCAAAATCACTGCACTCAAAGACACTGCCGGAAACACTCCATACTCGAAGATATTAGGAAAAAGTTGTTGCAATTCGTGGTTGTAACGGACTGACAAAACAACACTCACTACGGTGAGAAACGTAGCTGCCAGAATGCCCAGAATGGCCTTTACGCGCAACGTTACCATACTGGGGAGCGTGTGGACAGGCGAAAAATGAAAGACAAGAAAGAAGACAGCAATCACCAATGCGGATGCTCCTAACAGCACAAATATATGCTCAACGAATGACTCCATAATATAATTCTTAGGAAACGAAAATTGAGAACCAGCTTCATCTCACAGCCTATAGGCAAAAGACAAGACATTTTTAATAATTCTCTTCTTAGACTCCAGCTGCAAAGATACATTTTTTCTTTCTCTTTCTGCAAGTCTGAAAGTATTTTTTCTCACTTGAAACGTCCCACTTTCATGTAAAGAAACTTATCCGGTTTTTAACACTTCCAGACACCACCAAACAGAAATGAAAACGCGCTTTCCATGCTTGGGCGAAACCATTCTATGGCTTCGGCATCATCACTCCTATCATCTTATGCTGCAATCTGACGCTAATCACCGCGCAACTAAAGTCATTTTACCGTGCAAAGTGACTCAAGTTACAGTGTAATTAGCGTCAAGTTGCATGGTAAAGTGAGTCAAGTTACAGCGGGATTTAATAGAGATTGTCATATGATAGGGTATATATTGTTCTACGGATTATCTATTATTATACGATGACAATGGATGTTATGTCGTGCGATGAGTGCCATGCTGGGCTATCCCGACTTTCGTTCCTATGGATGTCAATGGATATTATGTTGTACGATGAGGCATTTTTTATGTAGCAATTCGGTACGAGTTATGCTTTTGAAAGTGTGGCAAGATAACAGACGAGATATGAGCCTGTAACGTAACTGCGTAGCAGTTATGCTTTTGAAAGCCCGCGGTTGGCGAGGAACGAGCCAACCTCGGGGGAGTGGTAACGTGTGATTTTCAAACCCGGTACGGGTTTTGTTTTTTCCAATTACGTAGAAGATAAGAAAAAGCTGAACCCGTTCCGGGTTCACTTCATGCGTCTATTCAATCCCCACGTAGGCTCACTTCGCTCGCCAACATGGGGCTTTCAAAAACATAACTCGTACCGAGTTGCGAATATGGAAAACGAAACACATATTACAAATACAAGACTTTTAAGAGTACAACTCGTACCGAGTTGCAAATATGGAAAACGACAACACATATTATAAATATAAGACTTTTAAGAGTACAATCCATACCGAGTTGCGAAAATGGAAAACGAAACACATATTATAAATACAAGACTTTTAAGAGCATAACTCGCACCGAGTTGCAAATATGGGAAACGACAACACATATTATAAATATAAGACTTTTAAGAGTACAATCCATACCGAATTGCTCTCCCACCTCTCTCCTGTTATTTTGCCACATGGTCATTATGATGAAACAATAGGGTGGAGATCACCGCGCTATTTGCGTCAGATGGCATGGCAAGATGAGGCAAGTGATGAGGTCATTTGATGCAAATCACCGCGTTTTTCAGCGTGATTTGACCTCAAAATTTGCTCTTAGTCTCATAACCGATTGACTGTTAATGCGTTGCAAGCTATCAGAAAACAGTGCGTATTTTGAACGAGGAAGGCTCTTGTTTCAAATACGCCAAGCATTGAAGAGCATTTGTAAAGACTCTTGAAAAGATTTAACCTATTTTCTGCTTCCTGTGATTATGACACGGCAGACAGGGCAAGAAGAAAGCCAAGGGGAAACCTCCCTTGGCCCAACAAAAGTTTTCTAATACTTGAACGAGCTGCCTCCGAGAAACTCTCTCAGCAGCGATGTGGGAGGAAT
The nucleotide sequence above comes from Segatella oris. Encoded proteins:
- a CDS encoding YaaA family protein, whose amino-acid sequence is MQIILASAKNMNAKTAVKVPIETQPAYEATAERFALEMSSWPVETLAEAFHCSMSIALENQLRFQSFFNDDEKMPALLAYNGHAYKYLQAPSFSEADFRFAQSHLFITSFLYGLLRPSDKIHPYRMEAKVHLHAAEDQNMFAFWRSRLTDALIEAVKKDDGVLIHLATEEYEHLFDWKRVCREVKVVQPLFYVEKGDSMKVVSVYAKRCRGAMTRCIIQNKWHQPDELLAFNEAGFSYQPHYGDELHPHFIFKQT
- a CDS encoding putative toxin-antitoxin system toxin component, PIN family, with the translated sequence MRIVLDTNCLIQSVSPRSKYHAVWESFVSGENRLCITNEIIEEYIEILQKLVGYEVSEYIVKTIINSPFTEFFTPYYHFELIKADPDDNKFVDCAIVARARYVVTNDHHYDVLKEIPFPKVQIISIQDFMKVVGGL
- a CDS encoding peroxiredoxin, translating into MIEIGQRLPEVLGVDQDGKEWKLSDFNGKKLVLYIYPKDSTPGCTNEACNLRDNYKRFISEGYAVLGCSTQDAKSHHKFIEKYDLPFPLLCDTELKLVQELGVYGEKKMAGRTYMGVYRTTFITDTEGTVTRIIGPKEIKVKAHAEQIL